The Planctellipticum variicoloris DNA window TGCGACCATCTCCCCTTGACGTTGTTTACAAATGTAAATACTCTGCCGCCCACACGCACGAAAGGCGCTGCATGTCCGACGTGGTTGAACTCTCCGACGCCGAGTGGCAGATCATGAATCTGGTCTGGGACCGGCAGCCGATCATGGCTCAGGACGTCATCGGGACGCTCGCCGAACCGTGTGAATGGTCCCCCGCGACCGTCCGGACCATGCTGCACCGCCTCGTCAAGAAGGGGGCGCTGCTCTACACCGCCGAGGGGAACCGCTACTGGTACCGGGCCGCCATCCAGCGGGCCGACTGCATCCGCCGGGCGGCCCGTTCGTTCCTCGACCGCGTCTTCGCCGGCGAAGCCGCCCCGCTCCTCGCCCACTTCGTCCGCACGGTCAAATTCACCCCCGAGGAGCTGGCGCAGCTCCGGGAACTGCTCGATCAACAGGAACGCTGATCATGGAAGATCTGAACTTTCTGGAGCTGGTCTTCGTCGCCGCGGCGCTGTCGACCATCATTACCGTTCCCCTGTTCCTGATCGTCGTGACGATCACCGGCCTGGGGCGGCGCTGGCTGGC harbors:
- a CDS encoding BlaI/MecI/CopY family transcriptional regulator; the encoded protein is MSDVVELSDAEWQIMNLVWDRQPIMAQDVIGTLAEPCEWSPATVRTMLHRLVKKGALLYTAEGNRYWYRAAIQRADCIRRAARSFLDRVFAGEAAPLLAHFVRTVKFTPEELAQLRELLDQQER